The following proteins are co-located in the Candidatus Zixiibacteriota bacterium genome:
- a CDS encoding ankyrin repeat domain-containing protein: MRITVFLITVILFICFSAAMAETTTNDILEASRSGDLELVQTTLDRDTTTIGIRNDRGSTALHFAAENGHLQIVELLLDRGADLEAIDVDGDTPLMGAAIRGHSEIFKMLLSRGADVDILNINENGVLHYAAMGGSVEIVDLLLDRGQNINTQVAQNQGGFTPLIMAVFRNKQEVVKFLLEKGADIEISDSYGRTPLSIAVQENKQELVKFLLDKGADIENLDCYAYTPLYLARATGNVDMVQLLLDNGANENKPVGMTARALNNENFNWKSKSSKHFRTYYLPGSVAERDIETLIKKNEAYLASHLALLGVEEYDKVIDFFYCDSQDQVKEISSYPDRAISSHVSKTILVTLNSEVNGHDSHEIMHIISLDVWGGWEWNHPTSQAWLSEGLATYADIPCNGYKPAELAAHILKNTEDSVPLDSLAIDFSQYPEMIGNILMASFVQFILDQYGMEHFHHLWMDRYEGFEDVFGKDVATVEQEWHKYMDTKYPNPQVPDWPDLTEHGCK; encoded by the coding sequence ATGCGAATCACAGTATTCCTGATAACAGTTATACTTTTCATTTGTTTCTCTGCCGCAATGGCTGAGACGACAACAAATGATATTCTCGAAGCATCCAGATCAGGCGATCTGGAATTAGTCCAAACTACCCTTGATAGGGATACAACCACCATAGGAATAAGGAATGACCGAGGTTCGACAGCCCTGCATTTTGCCGCCGAAAACGGACACCTTCAAATTGTTGAGTTGCTTTTGGATAGGGGAGCCGATTTGGAAGCAATTGATGTTGATGGAGACACTCCGCTTATGGGTGCAGCCATCCGAGGGCATTCTGAAATCTTTAAGATGCTGTTATCAAGAGGTGCTGATGTTGACATTCTAAATATAAATGAAAACGGTGTTTTACACTATGCGGCCATGGGTGGATCAGTTGAGATTGTCGATCTTTTACTGGATAGAGGGCAAAACATCAATACCCAAGTCGCCCAAAACCAAGGTGGATTTACTCCGCTTATTATGGCAGTTTTCAGAAACAAACAGGAAGTTGTGAAGTTTCTGTTGGAAAAAGGGGCTGATATTGAAATTTCGGATAGTTATGGGCGAACACCGCTTTCTATAGCAGTTCAAGAAAACAAACAGGAACTTGTAAAGTTCCTGTTGGATAAAGGGGCTGATATTGAGAATTTGGATTGTTATGCGTATACACCGCTGTATTTAGCTCGTGCAACCGGTAATGTGGACATGGTTCAACTATTGCTGGATAATGGAGCGAATGAAAATAAACCCGTAGGTATGACCGCTCGCGCTCTCAATAATGAGAACTTCAATTGGAAATCGAAGTCATCAAAACACTTTCGAACTTACTATTTGCCTGGATCAGTTGCGGAACGTGACATTGAAACTCTAATTAAAAAGAACGAAGCTTATCTGGCATCACACCTGGCTCTACTTGGAGTAGAAGAATATGATAAGGTTATTGATTTCTTCTATTGCGACTCCCAGGATCAAGTCAAGGAGATTAGTTCGTATCCAGACAGAGCTATATCATCCCACGTAAGCAAGACTATCCTGGTAACTCTAAACAGCGAAGTAAATGGACATGACTCGCACGAAATCATGCACATAATCTCTTTGGACGTGTGGGGAGGATGGGAATGGAATCATCCAACGTCACAAGCATGGTTGTCAGAAGGACTGGCGACCTACGCTGATATACCTTGCAATGGCTACAAACCGGCGGAACTTGCAGCACACATTCTAAAGAACACAGAAGACTCGGTCCCGCTCGATTCTCTGGCAATTGATTTCAGTCAGTATCCGGAAATGATTGGAAACATACTGATGGCGAGCTTTGTGCAATTCATCCTGGATCAATACGGAATGGAGCATTTCCACCACCTTTGGATGGATCGTTATGAAGGCTTTGAAGATGTTTTTGGAAAAGATGTTGCTACGGTCGAGCAAGAGTGGCACAAGTATATGGATACGAAATACCCGAACCCGCAGGTACCCGACTGGCCCGATTTGACAGAACACGGCTGCAAGTGA
- a CDS encoding NTP transferase domain-containing protein → MILAAGEGHRLNGVNGGRPKPLTPILGLTLLERAILSCKEVGVLEFYVVIGYHADIMIPYLHVLEQRLSVLIQPVENPNWREGNGSSALSAAPYISRSFFLLMCDHLFDPAILRLLLTAGKNTTDCLLAVDLHPDRVFELEDATKIQLNGNVITGIGKGETSFDAVDTGLFLCQPSLFDALVVARDKGQHSLSAGLAELIRSREFRAVTIGKRFWFDVDTPKSLGRARRALLQSLSKPDEDGFVSRYLNRPVSRRISEILARTPISPNGISLMSFAVGITGAIMFCLGGYIWTILAGLVIQLSSIVDGCDGEVARLRFQSSRFGGWFDTILDRYADTAVVAGVSLGYWLAHPHAAVWLGAIFALTGFIMASYVKKEYVIRFRSKPPGGLFGKLIKRDLRIFAIMLGAIVNLPYEIMLLAGLLSHVGIGWVLLKGHRQMR, encoded by the coding sequence GTGATACTGGCTGCTGGCGAGGGGCACCGCCTGAACGGAGTGAATGGAGGACGCCCAAAGCCTCTCACCCCGATTCTCGGTCTGACTCTCCTGGAAAGAGCCATTTTGTCGTGCAAAGAGGTTGGGGTTCTGGAGTTCTACGTGGTGATTGGATATCATGCGGACATAATGATCCCTTATCTGCATGTACTTGAGCAGAGGTTATCCGTCTTGATCCAACCGGTAGAAAACCCGAATTGGAGAGAGGGGAATGGATCCTCCGCTCTATCAGCAGCTCCCTACATAAGTCGTTCCTTTTTTCTGTTGATGTGTGATCACCTCTTCGATCCTGCGATTCTACGACTGTTGCTTACAGCAGGAAAGAATACAACTGATTGTCTGCTGGCGGTTGATCTTCATCCTGACCGTGTGTTTGAGTTGGAAGACGCCACCAAAATCCAGCTGAATGGAAATGTTATTACCGGTATCGGCAAAGGGGAAACGTCCTTCGATGCCGTAGATACTGGGCTCTTCCTCTGTCAACCCTCCCTGTTTGATGCTCTGGTAGTAGCCAGGGACAAAGGACAGCACTCCCTTTCAGCGGGACTCGCGGAGCTGATTAGGAGTCGTGAATTCCGAGCCGTCACAATTGGCAAGCGGTTCTGGTTCGACGTCGATACGCCGAAGAGTCTGGGTCGTGCCAGGAGGGCCTTGCTGCAGAGTCTGTCAAAACCCGACGAAGACGGTTTTGTTTCCCGTTATCTAAATCGTCCAGTATCGCGCCGGATCTCTGAGATACTTGCCCGCACTCCTATCAGCCCCAATGGAATCTCACTAATGAGCTTTGCGGTCGGCATCACTGGAGCAATCATGTTCTGTCTGGGCGGATATATCTGGACGATCCTGGCCGGTTTGGTGATCCAGCTATCCTCAATCGTTGACGGGTGCGATGGAGAGGTTGCCCGGCTCAGATTCCAATCGAGCAGGTTCGGTGGGTGGTTTGATACAATTCTGGATAGGTATGCCGACACAGCAGTTGTGGCTGGTGTCTCTTTAGGATATTGGCTTGCTCACCCGCATGCAGCCGTATGGCTGGGTGCAATATTCGCTCTAACTGGTTTTATCATGGCAAGTTACGTCAAGAAGGAGTACGTAATTCGTTTCCGGTCAAAGCCGCCAGGTGGTCTATTCGGCAAGCTCATCAAGAGGGACTTGCGAATCTTTGCAATAATGCTGGGTGCAATTGTCAACCTGCCGTACGAAATTATGTTATTGGCAGGCCTCTTGTCTCACGTTGGGATCGGATGGGTCCTGCTGAAGGGTCATAGACAAATGAGGTGA